One part of the Hydra vulgaris chromosome 01, alternate assembly HydraT2T_AEP genome encodes these proteins:
- the LOC136075236 gene encoding uncharacterized protein LOC136075236, with the protein MKAAINKCNFGDASLLCADHLLNLAVEATVKETKGFDSLDLHEAIQRATELSSRCHKSSFSEQRIKKELKLLLDDSDVVGKDKLKFVKIITPVNTRWNSTFMMLESIVKMRRILSDRIH; encoded by the exons ATGAAAGCGGCAATTAACAAGTGCAATTTTGGAGATGCATCTCTTTTGTGTGCTGATCATCTTTTGAATTTGGCAGTTGAAGCAACTGTCAAAGAAACAAAAGGTTTTGACAGTTTGGATCTTCACGAAGCAATCCAAAGAGCAACTGAATTAAGTTCAAGATGCCACAAGTCATCTTTTTCTGAGCAAAGAATTAAAAAGGAG ctaaAGCTGTTGCTTGATGACAGTGATGTTGTTGGCAAGgataagttaaaatttgtgaaaatcATCACTCCCGTGAATACACGCTGGAATTCAACTTTTATGATGTTGGAAAGCATTGTAAAAATGCGTCGTATCCTCAGCGATCGTATCCATTAG